The following DNA comes from Oncorhynchus mykiss isolate Arlee chromosome 16, USDA_OmykA_1.1, whole genome shotgun sequence.
tctcgagaTACACTGTCTGACTCTGTAAAGCCAGTTGTGTTCTCAGTACATTGCGCCGACAGGAACAAACATCTCTCCTGGAAGCAGAAGGGTGGCGGTATATGTTTTATGATTAACAACTTATGGTGTaactgtgataacatacaggaactcaagtccttctgttcacctgacctagaatatcTCGCATTCAAATGCAGACTGTACTATCTCCCGAGAGAATTGTCATCATCAATAATAGCCACAGCGGTCTATGATCCTCCTCTGTCTGAATCCCCTGTCTCTGTTCTCAGTGGCTGAGTGGTAGGTAGTCCAAGCCATGTGGTGGTCGTGGCCCCTGCTCCCTGGCCTGGTACTCTTCTCTGTGCTGTCTGTGGTACAAGTACAGACTGCACCATGTCAGACCTGCCGCAAACTAACTGACAGCTTCATCAAGGTAGgagtctgtatctctgtctctctcattccctcagtCTGTTGATTAGTTTGTCGGTCATATTGTCATTTTTGTACCTATTGCTCTCTTTTGCTTATTGCTTATGTTTCGGTCAGTAGCTGCCATTTTACTCTCCTTGCTGTTCTGTTTCTGTCTTCACCTGGTGGTCTTTCATTAAAACACGTCTTTTCAGGGCCTGGAGAAAACATCCAATAAAAACTTTGGGGGGGGGAACACTGCttgggaggaggagaagatggcTAAATATGCTCGCAGGTACTTATGGCTCCACTAGGCCTGTCACTAGAATCTCCACAAATATACAGTCATTGGATCTGCAGTCTTTAATAAGACCTGCAGTCTAACATCTGTGTTTATGTAGAGGAAAGCCCACGAGGCCTGCTAATCCCTGACAAGCCTTAGCATGTTGTTGAATGGCCAATGCACCTTTATTGTGTTGCTATGAAGGCTTGTTACCTGATGCCTCTGACCTGAATTGGACTCCTCATGACTGAGCCAAGGCGATGCTgaaccagtacagtacagtactgacaAGACTAGGGCTCTACACCACATATGTCCTTACACAATATGACAGCCTCTCAAAACTAGGCCacactgtgtgtctgtgagagtgaGCGAGCGTGTGTCGAAGATCCTCCTAGAGTGCATAATGGAGAATAGGAGGGTGTATTTGTTTTCTCTGTGCTCTGTTCTCTAGTGAAGTGTTCCACATTActcacgtctcctctcctcctggttcTCAGTGAGACCAGGCTGCTGGAGATAGTGGAGGCAGCATGTGAGAAATCTGACTTTGACTGTAACAAACTGCTGGAGCAGTTAGAGGACCAAGTGGAGACATGGTGGTTCCACCGGTATGTGTGTGATCATGTAAATGTGGTATATGTATAATCACTTTTGTTTTACTGTTGTATTTACACACCTGTGTATTAtattgttatgtgtgtgtgtccttccccTCTCATCGCTGACCTTGtgattgtctctgtgtgtgtaggcaGCAGGAGGCTCCAGATCTATTTGAATGGCTGTGTATAGAGGAGCTCCGACTCTGCTGTCCCCCAGGACGCTTTGGCCCAGACTGCAAAGGtattgaccacacacacacacgatagttCTCTCTAtggttctctctctgttgtcaCATGATTAACCCTGTGTGTTGTTGTGCTGCAGAGTGTCTGTCCGGTcctggaggtgtgtgtggtggtCTGGGTCGCTGTGAGGGAGAGGGTACCCGTCTGGGagatggagagtgtgtgtgtgatccggGGTACTTTGGTCAGCTGTGTCAGAGCTGTGCAGATGGCTACTACAGAGAGAAGAGCTCCAATCACAGCACACCAGCCTGTGCAGGTACCCAATCAGAAACAGTTTTGCCTGTCTGATCATGAACCAGACAGCCTGGCTTATTCTCAACCAATCTCATGTAGAAGTCTCACAGACTAATCACTTCTTCTCTGTGTATGATGTCTAGCATGCTACCACTCCTGTAAAAAATGCTCAGGGCCAGAGGACTACAAATGTGTGGACTGCAAACCTGGGTGGATCCTCCATGACAACAAGTGTGTTGGTGAGTATTTggcttttgtgtgtgtatttgagagaGCGTGTGTCTTCTGTTAGTTTGCTTACTTTGCATCTGTGTTTGTAATGGAGAAATTCAGTTTCAGTTATGAGTAATTATTAACACAATGCTTTGTGACACCCATTTGTGTACAGGTTGATGGTCATTAGACTTGATACTAAATGTTATGGATTGTTCTCATATCTGGAGGTAAAAGGACCGAGGACACTGATTGTTGTTGGATTCTGTGACACTGTGATTCAAGCCTGTTAGGTGTTTTCAGAATATTGGTTCTGTGAGAATAGATTAGAATATAAGGGTCTGCGTAGAGAACACAGGTTAGACATGGTCTCTTTCTGTGCTGGAGGTGTCTCCCTGTTGCAACTTGTATTAAACCAGATTGATTTTGATTGACTTCATCTGTGACTGCCCTTCTTTTTTTTCACCTTGAAAATCAGTGTTTAACTTGTGAATGTTGTTTCCAGACACTGATGAGTGTGGCACAGAGCTGGCTCGATGTCTCTCCAACACATATTGCCACAACACAGATGGATCGTACGAGTGCAGAGGTACTGTAGGCTCTCCCTCTACTATCTGTTAGTAACAGAGTAATGATGGTTTGTGTTGTTGGTAAACCTGTGTTCTGACCCAGACCTCTGTTCTCTTTCCTCTGTGCCAGGCTGTGACCAGGCATGTGTGGGCTGTATGGGCAGTGGTCCTGCCCGCTGTAAGAAATGTGCTAGGGGATACAAGCTCAGAGGAGCCAAATGTCTTGGTGAGGGAACGCGGCTGTGTTTTAATTTGTCTGTGTGGTTTTCTTTTACTCGTCTATAGATGGTTTGGCCAATCAGATGAACCTTCTGTTACAGCAGCCTGACTACTTACTTGTAGTGTACATCTGTCTTGGTATGGGTGTCACTCTGTCCcatgttttctctctccctcctagatGTGGATGAGTGTAGTGAGAGGGTGATAGCGTGTCCAGGGCTGAATGAGGCTTGTTTCAATGAAGAGGGCTCCTTCCGCTGTGAATGTGCTGACGGCTTCATCCGAAGGGACAGCATCTGTGTGGAGAACCAGCCTTACAGTAGGACACGCGAGCACCCTTGATAGTTCTCTCTACTTGGCACACTCCTATAtacacagcatctctctctctctcctcatcaggtGGTCCAGAGAAGGGCCTGTTTGATGACATGACTGATGATGAGGTACTGGTCCTGCAGCAGATGTTCTTTGGCGTGGTCATCTGTGCCCTAGCAACACTTGCCGCCAAGGGTGACATGGTCTTCACCGCCATTTTCATCGGGGGCGTGGCCGCCATGGCCGGATACTGGCTATCAGAGAAGGGTGATCGCATGCTGGACGGCTTCCTGAAGGGACGCTAGCCTATCAGGAGCCAGGGATACGGGAAAGATGAAGGAACTCATTGAATGCAAGCCGATGCGGGTGAcaaagactggggggggggggcggctaCAGGAATGCTAGCCATTCAGGAATGTACTATACTACTTTGGGGTGGTAGTGGTTAGGGTGGGAGAAGAGGGGTCCTAAAGGATGCCTTGAAAATGTTTGGGATTATTGTGGGTCTTCTGGAATATGAACTTTCCAAATGTTAGAGGGAGGTGAATAAGAGAACATGGAGCTCAGAGGAAGGTCAAATCAGAGAGCTCAATGGAGGGAGTGAatatagaagaagaccaggtACTACTTGATCCAAAAACCCTGAGAAGACACTAAGGAGACTGGAGTGTCTGTCTGCACTGATATGGGAGACAAAACCCAACCCTCTTGCCTCGACTCTGGGTTAGGGAAGGGACAGAGTAGGGGTTGGATAAGAACACTACTGATTGTTACCAAGTTATTATGCATTTGTATCTTCCACTGGACAGAATTTTGCTCTAAAATTATATATGGTTCAAACCAGGTCGTGAGTTAGAATTCtcaagccgactaggtgaaaaatatgtcaatgtgcccctgagcaaggctcttaaccctaattgcacctgtaaattgctctggataggagtgtttgctaaatgactcaaatgttcaTGTCTGTCCATTTCCACTCATCACAAATCAAACTTCTTAGGCTCCCCTTACCTCATCAGCATCTCCTGTTCATCATTTCACCTTTTACTGAGGAACAGAGGGTGTTCCCGTGTTGATGGGAGATGGAGGGTGAGATGGGATTGTCATTGGGGCTTTGCACTGAAGGCTGCTGCTATGGTGGACTTGTTAAGGAAATAACTGATGTATCCTGTTGCGCCAGTTGAATTCCATCCCATGTTAAAACACTGTTTATTTATAATCCTGTTCATATTATGACTATGTTTATCTGTGTTTCTGCACAGACAGATTCTTGCTGTATGAATGCACGAGAAAAGGATCTGAGAAAGgctatactgtatgtattatcctATGATTGGCATGGAATACTTTATAGAGCTGCTTGTTTCCCTCTAAACTGTACAACCAGGATACAAGGATAATCACTACTGCTTCATCACCCCCTAAACCTACTGCCTGAGCaatctgcgtctgtctgtctgtctgtctgtctgtgatacaTTGAGTTTGATCAGCACCAGGTAATATGGGGTACTGTACAATGAAATGCACAAGTGTATTTTATCAGAGGTGTCAACATTTTACAGTTGAAGCAACTAAATTATATCTGATCAATCATATCCCTCCACATTATTCCCCCCTCATCCTCAGTAGCTACTAGATCTAGCACAATTGTTATTCAAATTATCCATCTTTTTTCATTTTTAACCTTCCAGATGTTGTTTTCAATAATATCCATTTTAACTGTTAATAATCATGTCCTTTGgttatataatgtgtgtgtgtgtgtgtgtgtgtgtgtgtgtgtgtgtgtgtgttaggcctACATTTCAACTGCAGTTCTTTGCATTATGATCATTATTAAAAAGGAAGAATTCTGAGTTTAGTGTTCTGTTTTTAGCTTTCCAATAACCTCTCTTACCATTTTATTTTGACATGCTGTTGAAAGAAATGTAATGTGAACTCATGCTGCTCATTGCTGAAGACCTTAATAAAATACTGCCGTTGCATGGAGACGATAGATTAAAGCCATTCAAGGAAACAGATACTGGAGAAACCCCCTAGAATGCTAGCTATGTAAGACACTAtgagcagaggtgtgtgtgtgtgcttctattTCAGTGTGCCGCACAGCAGTTCTCTCTCCATCAGGATCTCCAGAGAGCAATGTCCTGCCCCTCTATCTATGCTCCATCAGCTgcgcatacacacaaacacgaaagaggagtatatatatatactgtatatataagtACAAAATCTCACATTAGGAAtaagtgcctgtgtgtgtattacCCTCCTGTTCTCATTTCTATACTAACTCCTCTCTTCTGTGTTGTATCCTTTGCTCTCTCTGACTGGACAGAGCCAAGAGATCCACATCCCATAAAAACTCTGCCTTACTGGCCAGCTGCAGCATCAGCCCCCCACCCTCTTCTCCATTCAGCTGCTCACATACCTCCTTCCTGGAAaatagagagacggagagatacaTAAACATGACAGAAGCTCAGCTAGGTATAGGAGGGAAAGGACTCATTCAGACGAGGATGCCTTTACCTGTACTATCTCAGTGCAGGTTCTGTAGAATGGCTTCTGCCACATCTGGTGACACCTAACGAAGCCCCAGAGAAACATTTATTATAAAAAAtctaatttgatttgtcacatgcgccgaatacaacaggtgtagcccttacagtggaatgcttacttacaagagtTTAACctacaatgctttaagaagtttttaagaaaaaaagttaataaaaaaatagaaaataaaagtaacaaataattcaacatcagcagtaaaataacaatagcgaggctatatacagggggtaccagtacagagtcaatgtgcgggggcaccagttagtcgaggtaattgaggtaatatatacatgtaggtagagttaaagtgactatgcatagataataaacagagagtagcagcagtataaaagAAGGATCTGGGTAGCCCtttaattagctgttcaggagtcttatggcttgggggtagaagctgttaggaAGCagtttggacctagacttggagctccggtactgcttgccgtgcggtagcagagagaacagtctatgactagggtggctggagtctttgacaatttttagggccttcctctgacactgcctggtatagaggtcctggatggcaggaagcttggccccagtgatgtactgggccgtatgcactaccctctgtagtgccttgcggttgaaggccgagcagttgccataccaggcagtgatgcaaccggtcaggatgctctcgaaggtgcagctgtagaacctttttaggatctgaggacccatgccaaatcttttttgaGCGGGAaaaggctttgtcatgccctcttcacgactgccttagtgtgtttggaccatgatagtttgttggtgatgtggacaccaaggaacttaaagctctcaacctgctccactgcagcctcgtcgatgagaatgggggcgtgctcggtcctccttttcctgtagtccacaataatctcctttgtcttgatcacgttgagggagaggttgttgtcctggcaccacatggccaggtctctgatctcatCCCTATAGTCTGTcgcgttgttggtgatcaggcctaccactgttgtgtcatcggcaagcttgatgatggtgttggagttgtgcctggtcatgcagtcatgagtgaacagggcatacaggaagggactgagcatgcacccctgaggggcccccgtgttgaggatcagcgtggtggatgtgttgttacctacccttaccacctgggggcggaccatccggaagtccaggatccagttgcagagggaggtgtttagtcccagggtccttagcttagtgatgagctttgagggcactatggtgttgaacactgagctgtagtcaatgcatagcattctcacataggtgttccttttgcccaGGTTATAAAGGGctgtgttgagtgcaatagagattgcatcatctgtggatctgttggggcggtatggaaattaaagtgggtctagggtttctgcgataatggtgttgatgtgagccatgaccagcctttcaaagcacttcatggctacagacgtgagtgctacgggtcagtagtcatttaggcaggttaccttaagtgttcttgggcacagggactatggtggtctgcttgaaacatgttggtattacacactcagtcagggacaggttgaaaatgtcagtgaagacacttgccagttggtcagcgcatgctcggagtacacgtcctcgTAATCTgtttggccctgcggccttgtgaatgttgacctgtgtaaaggtcttactcacatcggctacggagagcgtgattacATAGTCttcccggaacagctgatgctctcatgcatgcttcagtgttacttgcctcgaagctcATGTCAtagggcagctcgcggctgtgcttccctttgtagtctgtaaagtTTTACAAGCCCTTCCACATCCGACAGGtattggagccggtgtagtacagcagaaatgtgccattttcagcctcccgggtggtgcagtggttaatgGTGCTGTgctgcagcgctagctgtgccaccagagattctgggttcgcgcccaggctctgttgtaaccggccgcgaccgggaggtccgcggggcgacgcacaattggcctagcgtcgtccgggttagggagggtttggccggtagggatatccttgtctcatcgcgcatcagcgacttctgtggcgggccgggcacagtgcgcgctaaccaaggttgccaggtgcacggtgtttcctccgacacattggtgcggctggcttccgggttggatgcacgctgtgttaagaagcagtgcggcttggttgggttgtgtatcggaggacccatgactttcaaccttcgtctctcccgagcccgtacgggagttgtagcgatgagacaagatagtagctagtaacaattggataccacgaaattggggagaaaaaaggctAAAAAAATTTAAAAGACGAACAAAAAAGAAATGTGCCATTTTCATATCAGTATTGGGCTTATGTTTTACTACTGGGCAAACTCTCCTGTAGTGCTCCTTTCTGTGCATGACTAGTGCCCTCAGGTGGTTGTGGTGATGCACATCAGGGGTCTCCAGGCTGACCGTCTGCCTACGGACCAGAGGGGTTACAGTCTGGGGACAAACTGCCAGCCAGATTGGAAGTTTTCACACAAAAGCAGGCAAAAATTATGTAAACACTTGAATTTGCTGTATCTTGGAGTCAATTCACACCTGGCTGACTGTCAGTGCTGCAGAGGCAGGTCAGATGATAGGCAATGTCAGGGGAATGACCATATGGTAGCGACTTTGTAGGACAGGTGTGCATCGAGGAATAGACACAGGTGTGCATCGAGGAATAGACACAGGTGTGCATTGAGGAATAGACACAGGTGTGGAATTCTGGCGAACAGCAGCTGTGGTGATGTTGAGAAACATAAATCAAACATGCACAGTACAAACACAACGTTCAAATAGTCAAACATGCACAGTTCAAACTGATAGTAAACCATTCCTTCGAAACATCAAAGTTTCATTCCATAGACAGAGTTGTGCTTTGGGTTTCCCCAGCAGTGGTCCAGTCTTTGTGCGTTAAACACTTCTAAAGGGTCAGTCAACTTTCACACATAACAgaagtacattttcataatagTAAATTGTTGAATTAAACATGCAAACTACTTCCTTTTCAAATATTTACTTTCAAGACTATGATAACTTGGATTTAAATAGGAATAGTACAAACAAATGCATTCACCTGGGTCTGGCAAGGTTGCCTTGGGAATCAGGTTACTCGTGTACAGACCTGAGAAAAAGCTGGAGCCGAGCGTAGTTCAATGCACTGGTGTCCTATTGAAGAATGTTTATTAGCATGTGAACTAGGGCTGGGTGAGCTATAGCCAGAGGATGGCTGTACAGAGCTAGATTGATAGAGAGTATTCAGTACCCCCAATAAAGGAACACATTCATCTCCACTAGAAAAAAGGGACATGTTTTATCAAAAGGGGCCAGGCTTTTTTCACTATActcgacttgagtgggttgagtcagtgACGTTATCTTCCGGTACGGACCCCTTGTGGGGTAAGTTTGTGTATCAgcgctgtgtgtaagttgactatgcaaacaatttggaatttccaacacattgtttcttataaaaacaagaagtctttcctcaactcttagtcaagagagactggcatgcatagtttTAATATTAGCAGTCTGATTACAATGAAGGACAAgacatgctgctctgttctggaccagctgcaACTTAACttggtctttctttgcagcacttttaccatatgactggacaataatcaagataagataaaacgagagcctgcaggacttgctttgtggagtgtggtgtctctttattacgaacagacctctccccatctttacaaccattgaatctatatgttttgaccatggctgaatcatcagcatactacagtaccagtcaaatgtttggacaccccTACTAATTCAAATGttctttatctttactattttctacattgtagaataatagtgaagacatcaaaactatgaaataacacacatggaatcatgtagtaaccaagaaagtgttaagcaaatcaaaatatattttatatttgagattcttcaaatagccaccctttgcattgatgacagctttgcacactcttggcattctctcaaacagcttcatgatgTCGTAACCTAGAATGCacttaaattaacaggtgtgcttaaatttctttccttcttaatgcgtttgagctaatcagttgtgttgtgacaaggtaggggtggtgacagctttgcacactcttggcattctctcaaccagcttcatgaggaatgcttttccaacagtcttgaaggagttcccacatattctgagcacttgttggctgcttttccttcgctctgcggtccaactcatcccaaaccatctaaattgggttgaggtcaggtgattgtggaggacaggcactccatcactctccttcttggtttattgtcctgttgaaaaacaaatgatagtcccactaagatcaaaccagattggatggtgtatcgctgcagaatgctgtggtagccaggcTGGTTAAGAGTGCAttggattctaaataaatcacagacagtgtcaccagcaaagcacccccacaccatcacacctcctcctccatccttcatggtgggaaccacacatgcatagatcatctgttcacctactctgcgtctcacaaagacacagtggttggaaccaaaaatctcaaatttggactcatcaaaccaaaggacagatttccactggtctaatgtacattgctcgtgtttcttggaaccaagcaagtgtcttcttcttattggtgtcttttagtagtggtttcagcaatttgaccatggcctctgtgaagcattaatttgggctgcaatttcgaggctggtaactctaatgaacttatcctctgcagcagaggtaactctgggtcttccttctagtggttggagcattgggtcagtaaccaaaatgttgctggatccccgagctgacaaggcaaaaatctgtaattctgcccctgagtGAGGCAGTTAACCGAGTGTTCCCCGAGcgccaaagacgtggatgtcgattaaggcagcctcccacacctctctgattcagaggggttgggttaaatgcggaagacacatttcagttcaaggcattcagttgtacaactgactaggtatcccctttccctttcctgtggcggtttcatcatagcgcttgatggtttttgcgactgcactttttTTGCGGCTGTAAATTTCAGTATTATCTAATctttatgtcttaaagtgatgatggaATGTAATTCctctttgctaatttgagctgttcttgccataatatggacttggtgtttTACCACCCCTAcattttcacaacacaactgattgactaaaatgcattaagaaggaaaaa
Coding sequences within:
- the LOC110492429 gene encoding protein disulfide isomerase Creld1; translated protein: MWWSWPLLPGLVLFSVLSVVQVQTAPCQTCRKLTDSFIKGLEKTSNKNFGGGNTAWEEEKMAKYARSETRLLEIVEAACEKSDFDCNKLLEQLEDQVETWWFHRQQEAPDLFEWLCIEELRLCCPPGRFGPDCKECLSGPGGVCGGLGRCEGEGTRLGDGECVCDPGYFGQLCQSCADGYYREKSSNHSTPACAACYHSCKKCSGPEDYKCVDCKPGWILHDNKCVDTDECGTELARCLSNTYCHNTDGSYECRGCDQACVGCMGSGPARCKKCARGYKLRGAKCLDVDECSERVIACPGLNEACFNEEGSFRCECADGFIRRDSICVENQPYSGPEKGLFDDMTDDEVLVLQQMFFGVVICALATLAAKGDMVFTAIFIGGVAAMAGYWLSEKGDRMLDGFLKGR